The sequence below is a genomic window from Microbacterium sp. cx-55.
GGCGGTGCGGGTGCGGGCGCCGCGGGGGTGCGGGCGCCGCGGGGGTGCGGCGAACGGATGCGGGCGCGGCCAGGGTGCGGGCGCCGTAGGTGACCCGTGACGTCATCGGATTCGGAGATGTCACGGGATTCGGAGGGTTCGGGCGCGTGGCATCCGAATCTCATCGCACCTCCGAATCTGGCGACACCGCGGGGCGGCCTCCAGGCGGGTGCGGGGGCGAGGTAGGGGCCGGTGCGCGGGGCGGATGCTGGCGCGGGGCAGATGCTGACACCGCTCAGGTGGATGCGGGCGCCGCGGGGGGGATGCGTGACGTCATCGGATTCGGAGATGTCACGGGATTCGGAGGGTTCGGGCGCGTGCGATCCGAACCTCGTCGCATCTCCGAATCTGGCGACAGACGGGGCGGATGCTGGGCGCGGGCGGATGCTGCCGCCGCGGCGCGTGGTGCGCGACCGACGTCCGCGTCAGGCGAGTTCGGCGATGATCGGGTGGATCGCGGCGTCGAACGCGACGACGTCGCCGCGGAGTCCGTCGGTCACGGCGACCGTCAGGGATCCGATCCACCACAGGCCGCGCTGCGTCAGGGGCAGTACCTGCACGTTCAGGTCGAACGAGTGCGCCCGGCGCCCGACCTGGCGCTCGTGGACGGCGATCGCGCTCGCATACGCGCGGTAGGAGGCGCCAGTTCCCGCGGCTTCCCGTTTCGCGTACGTCTCGCTCGCCGCCCGGGCGAAGGCGAGCGCGCCGCCGGCGTGAGGTTCGATCGCTTGCCGCAACTCGTCGGCCCCGTCGACGGGGAGGGCCGCGTAGGTGTCGAAGCCTTCCACGAGCGAGAGCGGAACGGGCGACAGGTGCGCCTGCGGCTCGACCGTCATCGCCCAGTACGCGCGCCATTGCCGCTCGAGCATCGCGTGTTCGTCCGTTGCGGACACCTCGACGGTTTCGAGGCCGCGAAGCGGCGGAAGCTCCTCCGGCGCGCGGATCCCAAGCACCTGGCGCAGATACAGCGCCGTCAGGACGGCCGGACTCGCGTCCTCGCGGACGATCCACTGCGGCCCTGCGGTGCTGCCCGGCATGGCGCCATTGTAGGGGCGCAGCATCCACCGAGAACCGGTTCCGCCGCACCATCCGCCGCGCGAGATGAGGGCCATCCGCCCGGATGAGGAAATCCGCGCCCGATTCCCCCTCCGCTCGGCCGTATCACCTCTTCGCAGACGCACTCTCACCGCGGGCACTTGCTCTTCTCGGCCGCATCCCGTCCGCGCGTAGCCCGTCCGCTCCCGCAGTCCGGCCGCGTGCATCCGCTCCACTTCTTTTCCACCGCAACCCGCGCGAGATGAGGGCAATCCGCCCGGATGAGGGGATCCTGGCCTGATTCCCCCTCCGCTCGGCGATATCCCTTCATCTCGGCCGCGCTCCTCTGCGCGGTCGCGTCCGCGTCTGTCCCGTCTCAACCTCCGCGAGATGAGGGCAATCCGCCCGGATGAGGGGATTCGCGCCTGATTTCCCCTCCGCTCGGCCGTATCCCCTCGTCTCGGCGGTCGCCGGCCCCCTCGTCCCGCTCCGCCGCAACCTCCGCGAGGTGAGGGTAAACCGCCCGGATGAGGGGATTCGCGCCTGATTTCCCCTCCGCTCGGCCATATCCCCTCTCCTGGGCGGTCGCCCACCCGCCCCTCGCCCCCACCCCCGCACCTGCCCCCGCACGCCCCTCGCCCCGCGCACCTCACCCCCCACCCCCGCACCGCACCCCGCCCCCACCCCCGAACCCGCCCCCACCCCCCCCCGCACCACCCCACCGGGTACCCGAAGCCCGGCGCGCGGGTAGGCTGTGCAGGTGGCCGCTCCCTCCCACGACCCCTATGCCGCCGCTGGCGTTGACACCGCCGCAGGCGACTTGGCCGTCGAGCTGATGAAGACCGCTGTCCGGCGTACGCACGGACCCGAGGTACAGGGCGGAGTGGGCGGATTCGCCGGGCTGTTCGACGCATCCGCGTTGCTCGGTTTCACGCGTCCGCTGCTGGCGAGCAGCACCGACGGTGTCGGCACGAAGGTCGCGATCGCGCAGGCCATCGACAAGCACGACACCATCGGTCAGGACCTCGTCGGCATGGTCGTCGATGACATCGTGGTCGTCGGCGCGAAGCCGCTGTTCATGACGGACTACATCGCCTGCGGCAAGGTCTTCCCCGACCGCATCGCCGCGATCGTCACCGGCATCGCCGCCGGATGCGAGGCCACCGGCACGGCTCTCGTCGGCGGAGAGACGGCCGAGCACCCCGGACTCCTCGGGGTCAATGACTATGACGTCGCGGGCGCGGCGACCGGTGTCGTCGAAGCCGACCGCGTGCTGGGCGCCGATCGCGTGCGCCCCGGGGATGCGGTCATCGCCCTCGCCTCGAGCGGTCTGCACTCCAATGGCTACTCGCTCGTTCGCCACATCGTCGCGGGCGCGGGCATCCAGTACGGCGACAACGCGGCGGACTTCGGTGCCACCTGGGGCGAGGCGCTGCTGGAGCCGACGCGCCTCTACACGACGCCCGTCCTCGCCCTCATCGACGCTCTCGGCGGCGGCGTGCACTCGCTCAGCCACGTGACCGGCGGCGGCATCGCGGCGAACCTGGCCCGCGTCCTTCCGCCCGACAGCTGGGTCGACGTCGACCGGGCGACGTGGTCGCCTGCGCCGGTGTTCCGCGTCCTGGCCGACATCGGTGGGCTCGAGCTCACCGCGACGGAGGGCACCTGGAACCTCGGCATCGGCTTCCTCGCCGTCGTTTCTGCGGAGAAGGCGGATGCGGCCGCATCCGTTCTGCGCGAGTACGGCATCGACGCCTGGCAGGTCGGTGTCGTGGGTGACGGGCCGCGGCCTGTCGGTGAGTTCGTCCAGGGGGCGAAGGGTGTCGACGGCGGCGCCGTGCGCTTGGTCGGCGCGTACGCCACACGAGACGGAGCGAAGTAACACCACATGTGCGGCATCGTCGGAATGGTCGGGCAGGGCCTGGTCAACCAGGACATCTACGATTCGCTTCTCCTTCTGCAGCACCGGGGGCAGGACTCCACCGGTATCGCGACAGCGGAGCGGAGCGGTGTCTTCCACGCCGCGAAGGCGAAGGGTCAGGTTCGCGAGGCGTTCCGCACGCGTGACATGCGGGCGCTCCTCGGCAACATCGGCCTCGGTCACGTGCGCTACGCGACCAAGGGGACCGCGTCGAACGAGGAGGAAGCGCAGCCGTTCTACGTGAACGCGCCGTACGGCATCGTCCTCGTCCACAACGGCAACCTCACGAACACGCGCGAGCTGACTGGCGAGCTGTTCCACACCGATCGCCGTCACCTGAACACCACCTCCGACACCGAGCTGCTCGTGAACGTGCTCGCGAATGAGCTGCAGTCCGTGATCTCCGGGCCCGAGCTGGATGCGGCGCAGGTCTTCCAGGCGGTGACCCGCGTGCACGAGCGCGTCGAAGGGTCGTACGCCGCGATCGCGCTCATCGCGGGGTACGGGCTGCTCGCGTTCCGTGACCCGTTCGGCATCCGTCCACTTATTCTCGGCATCCGCCGCGACGACGCCGGCGCCGAGGAGTGGGTCGTCGCGTCCGAGTCGCTCGTGCTGGAGAACGGCGGGTTCGAGGTCGTCCGCGACGTGCTGCCCGGCGAGGCCGTGTTCATCGACCTCGACGGCACGCTGCACTCGCAGATGTGCGCCACCGAGACCCAGCTCGCGCCGTGCTCGTTCGAGTACGTGTACCTCGCCCGCCCCGACTCGGTGATGAACGGCATCTCCGTCTACGAGGCGCGGCTGCGGATGGGTGACCGCCTCGCCGACACGATCGCGAAGCACACCCCGCGCGAGGCCATCGACGTCGTCATGCCCATTCCGGACTCCGCGCGTCCGGCCGCGATGCAGGTCGCGCGAAAGCTCGGCATCGAGTACCGCGAGGGCTTCTACAAGAACCGGTACGTCGGTCGCACCTTCATCATGCCGGGGCAGGCCGTGCGCAAGAAGAGCGTCCGGCAGAAGCTGAACGCGATGTCGAGCGAGTTCAAGGGGAAGAACGTCCTCCTGATCGACGACTCGGTCGTGCGCGGCACCACGAGCAAAGAGATCATCCAGATGGCGCGGGATGCGGGCGCCAAGACGGTGACGTTCGCTTCCGCGGCCCCGCCGGTGCGCTACCCGCACGTCTACGGCATCAACATGCCGTCCCGACACGAGCTGGTCGCGCACGGGCGCACGATCCCCGAGATCGCCCAGGAGCTCGGCGCCGACTACATGGTCTACCAGGAGGTCGAAGACCTGAAGGCCGCGATTCTCGAGGGCTCCGACATCACCGATCTCGACATGAGCTGCTTCGACGGCCGGTACATCACCGGCACCGTGACGGACGAGTACCTGGCCTGGGTCGAGGGCACCCAGACGTCGTGAGCGTGTCGCCGCGCCGCGGATCCGGGGCGACCCGACCCTTCGGACGATGACGCGCGTGGCGGCGGAGAGCCGCGGGCGCGTCCTGGCGGTGCTCGGCATCGTGCTCTTCGCGTTCTCGCTGCGGACGGGTGTCGCGTCGCTCTCGCCGATCGTCGACCACATCGCGCGCGACATCCCGCTCTCGCCGTGGCTGATCGGACTCATCGGCACGGCGCCCCCGGTCTGCTACGCCGTGTTCGGGATCGTCACGCCCGGCCTGGAACGTCGCTTCGGGTTGCAGCGCCTGGCCGTGATCGCGCTCGCCGTGGCGACGGTCGGTCTGCTCGGGCGGGCCGCCGCATCCGATGCGACGCTCCTGCTGGCGGCGACCGCGCTCGTGTTCGCGGCTGTCGGGGTCGGCAACGTGCTGCTGCCGCCGCTCGTGAAGCGGTACTTCCCCGGGCGGATCGGCGCCATGACGACGGTGTTCACGACCGCGATGGCGATCGCGACGTTCCTGCCGCCGCTCGTCGCGGTGCCGGTGGCGGATGCGGCCGGCTGGCGCGCGTCGCTCGGGCTCTGGGCGGTCTTCGCGGTAGCGGCGCTCGCGCCCTGGTTCGTGCTGTTGTGGCGCGAACGGATCCCCGTCGACGGGGCCGCCGACCGCCCCGACGAGTCCGTGCCGCCGCGCGTGCTGCGCCGGCTGTGGGCGCTGCCGACGACCTGGGCACTCGTCGTCGGTTTCGCGGTGACGTCGGGAACGGCCTACACGGCCTTCGCGTGGCTGCCGCAGATCCTGATCGATCTCGCCGGCGTGACGCCCGCGCAGGCCGGCACCCTGCTGTCTCTCTTCGCGGTGATGGGCTTGCCCAGTTCGCTGCTCGTCCCGGTCGTGGTGGCCCGGTTCCGCGGGGCGGTGGGGATCTTGTTCGGCGTCGCCGTCGCGTCGGGTCTCGGCGGTCTCGGCGGCCTCGCGTTCGCGCCCGCTGCGGCGCCCTGGCTCTGGGCGGCGCTGCTCGGCATGTGTCCGCTGCTGTTCCCGCTGGTGCTGGTGCTGTTGAACCTCCGCACCCGCACGCACGAGGGTGCGGTCGCGCTCAGTGGCATCGTGCAGAGCGTCGGCTACGCGATCGCCGCGATCTTTCCGTTCGGCGTCGGCATCGCCCACACCCTGACCGGCGGATGGGGCGTGCCGCTCGGGATGCTTGCTGTCCTGCTGCTCGCCGGAATCCCGGCGGCGATCATCGCGTCGAGGCCGCGGACCGTGGAAGAGGACTGGTCACGTCGTCACGGGGCGTGGTGACGGCGCGCCGGAACGAACGCGGCGACGACCAGCGGATGCGGACCGAACGCCTCGAGAGAGTCAGTGGGCGAGACGGCGCTACGCCTTCTCTTCCTCGTACTCGTCTTCGTAGTCGTCGGCCCACTTATCGACGTACTGGTTCTCGTCGGTCTCCGGCGGAGCGAGTTCACGCTCCAACGCCGAATAGTTCACTGCGGGGCTGTATGACTTCAGCTCCCGGGCGATCTTGGTGTGCTTCGCCTTTTGACGGCCACGCCCCATGCGAGACCCCCTCTGTTCTGACGTCGATTTCGTTACGTGCTCGACGCGTTCACGTGTTCCGGCTCAAGCCGGTAAGAGTAGCATTCAGAATAACACGGTGGCTTCCTGCGATCGCCGCGGGGGGCACGCTGCAGGAGGAACCATGAGCACGTATGCCGACGGCGGTACCGTCATCCTCGGGGCCACGCCCAATCTGCCGGCCCGTGTCTGGGCCGAGGCGGCGCGATACGCGGCCCTGTTCGGCACACAACTCGTCGTGGCGCACGTGGATGTCACCCGGTTCGTGACCTACGAAGACCCCGATGGGGTTCCGCATTCCGCTCCGGTCGACCTCACCCGTATCGCCGCGACGCACGAGTTCGAACGGGTTCAGGAGGCGGCGGAGAAGTTCCTCGCCCCGAGCGGAGTCGC
It includes:
- a CDS encoding zinc-binding alcohol dehydrogenase, with protein sequence MPGSTAGPQWIVREDASPAVLTALYLRQVLGIRAPEELPPLRGLETVEVSATDEHAMLERQWRAYWAMTVEPQAHLSPVPLSLVEGFDTYAALPVDGADELRQAIEPHAGGALAFARAASETYAKREAAGTGASYRAYASAIAVHERQVGRRAHSFDLNVQVLPLTQRGLWWIGSLTVAVTDGLRGDVVAFDAAIHPIIAELA
- the purM gene encoding phosphoribosylformylglycinamidine cyclo-ligase; this translates as MQVAAPSHDPYAAAGVDTAAGDLAVELMKTAVRRTHGPEVQGGVGGFAGLFDASALLGFTRPLLASSTDGVGTKVAIAQAIDKHDTIGQDLVGMVVDDIVVVGAKPLFMTDYIACGKVFPDRIAAIVTGIAAGCEATGTALVGGETAEHPGLLGVNDYDVAGAATGVVEADRVLGADRVRPGDAVIALASSGLHSNGYSLVRHIVAGAGIQYGDNAADFGATWGEALLEPTRLYTTPVLALIDALGGGVHSLSHVTGGGIAANLARVLPPDSWVDVDRATWSPAPVFRVLADIGGLELTATEGTWNLGIGFLAVVSAEKADAAASVLREYGIDAWQVGVVGDGPRPVGEFVQGAKGVDGGAVRLVGAYATRDGAK
- the purF gene encoding amidophosphoribosyltransferase, whose amino-acid sequence is MCGIVGMVGQGLVNQDIYDSLLLLQHRGQDSTGIATAERSGVFHAAKAKGQVREAFRTRDMRALLGNIGLGHVRYATKGTASNEEEAQPFYVNAPYGIVLVHNGNLTNTRELTGELFHTDRRHLNTTSDTELLVNVLANELQSVISGPELDAAQVFQAVTRVHERVEGSYAAIALIAGYGLLAFRDPFGIRPLILGIRRDDAGAEEWVVASESLVLENGGFEVVRDVLPGEAVFIDLDGTLHSQMCATETQLAPCSFEYVYLARPDSVMNGISVYEARLRMGDRLADTIAKHTPREAIDVVMPIPDSARPAAMQVARKLGIEYREGFYKNRYVGRTFIMPGQAVRKKSVRQKLNAMSSEFKGKNVLLIDDSVVRGTTSKEIIQMARDAGAKTVTFASAAPPVRYPHVYGINMPSRHELVAHGRTIPEIAQELGADYMVYQEVEDLKAAILEGSDITDLDMSCFDGRYITGTVTDEYLAWVEGTQTS
- a CDS encoding MFS transporter — its product is MTRVAAESRGRVLAVLGIVLFAFSLRTGVASLSPIVDHIARDIPLSPWLIGLIGTAPPVCYAVFGIVTPGLERRFGLQRLAVIALAVATVGLLGRAAASDATLLLAATALVFAAVGVGNVLLPPLVKRYFPGRIGAMTTVFTTAMAIATFLPPLVAVPVADAAGWRASLGLWAVFAVAALAPWFVLLWRERIPVDGAADRPDESVPPRVLRRLWALPTTWALVVGFAVTSGTAYTAFAWLPQILIDLAGVTPAQAGTLLSLFAVMGLPSSLLVPVVVARFRGAVGILFGVAVASGLGGLGGLAFAPAAAPWLWAALLGMCPLLFPLVLVLLNLRTRTHEGAVALSGIVQSVGYAIAAIFPFGVGIAHTLTGGWGVPLGMLAVLLLAGIPAAIIASRPRTVEEDWSRRHGAW
- a CDS encoding DUF3073 domain-containing protein — translated: MGRGRQKAKHTKIARELKSYSPAVNYSALERELAPPETDENQYVDKWADDYEDEYEEEKA
- a CDS encoding universal stress protein codes for the protein MSTYADGGTVILGATPNLPARVWAEAARYAALFGTQLVVAHVDVTRFVTYEDPDGVPHSAPVDLTRIAATHEFERVQEAAEKFLAPSGVAWTIRTLVGDPAMALKGLADELDAAVIVVGTRRRGFGETMREFFTGSVAARLAHRQHRPVLVVPLQESVVGDDDPWRD